The following are encoded in a window of Kitasatospora sp. NBC_01250 genomic DNA:
- a CDS encoding response regulator transcription factor has protein sequence MTSVLVVEDDPTIRASLIDVLTSHQLLVRSSPDGFGALREITRWQPDAVVLDLGLPDIDGADALRMIRGLSQVPVLVATARDDDAEIIKLLNAGADDYLVKPFSGGQLVARLTAVLRRCAAPGGLLDAGDPTAPGDRSGTTQGPLVVGELRIDALARTVHLAGREVGLTRREFDLLAFLARNAGRVVSRRKILAEVWRQPYVDEQTVDVHLSCLRRKLGERASRPRYLHTVRGVGVKLVSPL, from the coding sequence ATGACGTCCGTCCTCGTCGTAGAAGACGACCCCACGATCCGCGCCTCGCTGATCGACGTGCTGACCAGCCACCAACTCCTGGTGCGCAGTTCTCCCGACGGTTTCGGCGCGCTGCGCGAGATCACCCGGTGGCAGCCGGACGCGGTCGTGCTCGACCTGGGGCTGCCCGACATCGACGGTGCCGATGCGCTGCGGATGATCCGCGGTCTCTCCCAGGTCCCGGTGCTGGTGGCCACCGCCCGCGACGACGACGCGGAGATCATCAAGCTGCTCAACGCGGGCGCCGACGACTACCTGGTGAAACCTTTCTCCGGTGGCCAGCTGGTCGCCCGGCTCACCGCGGTGCTGCGGCGGTGCGCGGCGCCCGGCGGCCTGCTCGACGCGGGTGACCCGACCGCTCCCGGGGACCGTTCCGGCACGACCCAGGGGCCGCTGGTCGTCGGCGAGTTGCGGATCGACGCGCTGGCGCGCACGGTCCACCTGGCCGGCCGCGAGGTCGGCCTGACCCGCCGCGAGTTCGACCTGCTGGCGTTCCTGGCCCGCAACGCCGGCCGAGTCGTCTCCCGCCGCAAGATCCTGGCCGAGGTGTGGCGCCAGCCGTACGTGGACGAGCAGACCGTCGACGTCCACCTGTCCTGCCTGCGCCGCAAGCTGGGCGAACGCGCCTCGCGGCCACGGTACCTGCACACCGTCCGGGGCGTGGGCGTGAAACTGGTGTCCCCCCTGTGA
- a CDS encoding ATP-binding protein, translating to MLIGPSPRPAPGPARAAVRGADPATRESPGRPRHRQLHRTLYAWTAAEPNPAAPARRRLRAALAALRVPAEAADDAVLMASELVANVHRHTPGAGRLHLVVTATTVRVEVHDGDPHLPGPWHSDLDGRLPPLTKTRAGTREEACAESGRGLRIVHALSGGRWGSRRTAYGKQVWFALPRPFALPRPASPAPPASHRE from the coding sequence ATGCTGATCGGACCATCACCGCGCCCCGCGCCCGGCCCCGCCCGGGCCGCGGTGCGGGGCGCGGACCCGGCCACCCGTGAGTCGCCCGGCCGCCCCCGGCACCGGCAGCTCCACCGCACCCTGTACGCGTGGACGGCGGCGGAGCCGAACCCGGCCGCGCCGGCCAGGCGGCGGCTGCGCGCGGCGCTCGCCGCGCTGCGCGTCCCGGCGGAGGCGGCCGACGACGCCGTGCTGATGGCCAGTGAGCTGGTCGCCAACGTCCACCGGCACACCCCGGGGGCCGGGCGGCTGCACCTGGTGGTGACCGCCACGACGGTCCGGGTGGAGGTCCACGACGGCGACCCGCACCTGCCGGGGCCCTGGCACAGCGACCTCGACGGCCGCTTACCCCCGCTCACCAAGACGCGCGCCGGGACCCGAGAGGAGGCCTGCGCCGAGAGCGGCCGGGGCCTGCGGATCGTGCACGCGCTCTCCGGTGGCCGCTGGGGCTCGCGCCGCACGGCCTACGGAAAGCAGGTCTGGTTCGCCCTGCCCCGCCCGTTCGCCCTGCCTCGCCCGGCTTCCCCCGCTCCCCCGGCTTCGCACCGCGAATAA
- a CDS encoding FAD-dependent oxidoreductase, whose product MTTIPGAWSNQAWWPQDQQPAQEWWTPPQFARPAVWPPQAPAADWQAPAQLLPPAQPPAVAPAQLLPPAQPPAVHEAWLQPAAEVWAPPAALPGPPVVGEQPPAPPTGQPTAEPPAAEELPLPVDRLVPESQPVKVSVDNNRCHIYGICQQEAPEVFRISEGGSLHYTGAVPARLAARARQAVRCCPMQAIAISDAAPPGARRRRTPAAERPAEYRRIVVAGGGLAGLSAAGRLRERGYDGELVLIGEELRRPYSRPPLSKQFLAGELGAEDLTFRADDTLDAHWLLGTQLLGLDTESRSVELRGGERLPYDGLVIATGVDARRLPSTPVVSDRVRTVRTLADAAAIQQALQQARAHHVVILGGGFVGCELACTARDLGMEVTLVVHSAPLLRRVLGSKLGEVVGRIQARAGVDVRLGTRISHWRDTGTGLRLQLDDGELLEADFVVLGLGSVPRTEWLRGSTLDTADGVLCDTTCHALDVAGRPVPGVVAAGDVARWPNARFDATPRRVEHLIHAVEMGQHAADALLAGPEQAARFTPVPRFWSEQHGTRLQAVGMPALGERMEVVEGSLRTESFVATYHRDTATGSQLVAAVAFDRPRQLLDYRDAIGRIGPMPRTLTSRRRRR is encoded by the coding sequence ATGACGACGATTCCGGGCGCCTGGTCGAACCAGGCCTGGTGGCCGCAGGACCAACAGCCGGCGCAGGAGTGGTGGACGCCACCGCAGTTCGCACGGCCGGCGGTGTGGCCGCCGCAGGCACCGGCGGCCGACTGGCAGGCGCCCGCCCAACTGCTGCCGCCCGCCCAGCCACCGGCAGTTGCGCCCGCCCAACTGCTGCCGCCTGCCCAGCCACCGGCCGTGCACGAGGCCTGGCTCCAGCCGGCCGCCGAGGTCTGGGCCCCGCCCGCGGCCCTCCCCGGGCCGCCGGTCGTCGGCGAGCAGCCACCGGCACCGCCCACCGGGCAGCCGACCGCCGAGCCGCCCGCAGCCGAGGAGCTGCCGCTGCCGGTCGACCGGCTCGTCCCCGAGTCCCAGCCGGTGAAGGTCAGCGTCGACAACAACCGCTGCCACATCTACGGCATCTGCCAGCAGGAGGCCCCCGAGGTCTTCCGCATCTCCGAGGGCGGCTCCCTGCACTACACGGGCGCCGTCCCGGCCCGGCTCGCCGCCCGGGCCCGCCAGGCGGTGCGCTGCTGCCCGATGCAGGCCATCGCGATCAGCGACGCGGCCCCGCCCGGTGCCCGGCGCCGCCGCACCCCGGCGGCGGAGCGGCCGGCGGAATACCGGCGCATCGTGGTCGCCGGCGGCGGCCTGGCCGGGCTGAGCGCGGCCGGCCGGTTGCGCGAACGCGGCTACGACGGCGAACTCGTGCTGATCGGCGAGGAGTTGCGCCGCCCGTACAGTCGTCCGCCGCTGTCCAAGCAGTTCCTGGCCGGCGAGTTGGGCGCCGAGGACCTCACCTTCCGGGCCGACGACACGCTCGACGCCCACTGGCTGCTGGGCACCCAGCTGCTCGGCCTGGACACGGAGAGCAGGTCCGTGGAGCTGCGCGGCGGTGAACGACTGCCCTACGACGGCCTGGTGATCGCGACCGGGGTCGACGCCAGGCGGCTGCCCAGCACGCCGGTGGTCAGCGACCGGGTCCGCACGGTGCGCACCCTGGCGGACGCCGCGGCGATCCAGCAGGCCCTGCAGCAGGCCCGGGCGCACCACGTGGTGATCCTGGGCGGCGGCTTCGTCGGCTGCGAACTGGCCTGCACCGCGCGGGATCTCGGCATGGAGGTCACCCTCGTCGTGCACAGCGCGCCGCTGCTGCGGCGGGTGCTGGGCAGCAAGCTGGGCGAGGTGGTGGGCCGGATCCAGGCCCGGGCCGGGGTGGACGTACGGCTCGGCACCCGGATCAGCCACTGGCGTGACACCGGCACCGGGCTGCGCCTGCAGCTGGACGACGGCGAGCTGCTGGAGGCGGACTTCGTGGTCCTGGGGCTGGGCAGCGTGCCGCGCACCGAGTGGCTGCGCGGCAGCACGCTGGACACGGCCGACGGCGTACTGTGCGACACCACCTGCCACGCGCTGGACGTGGCGGGCCGCCCGGTGCCGGGCGTCGTGGCGGCAGGCGACGTGGCCCGCTGGCCCAACGCCCGCTTCGACGCCACACCGCGGCGGGTGGAGCACCTGATCCACGCGGTCGAGATGGGCCAGCACGCCGCCGACGCGCTGCTCGCGGGTCCCGAGCAGGCAGCGCGCTTCACCCCCGTCCCGCGGTTCTGGTCGGAGCAGCACGGCACCCGGCTGCAGGCGGTCGGCATGCCGGCGCTGGGCGAGCGGATGGAGGTGGTCGAGGGATCGCTGCGCACGGAGAGCTTCGTGGCGACCTACCACCGGGACACCGCGACCGGCAGCCAGCTGGTGGCCGCCGTGGCCTTCGACCGGCCGCGTCAACTACTCGACTACCGCGACGCCATCGGCCGGATCGGGCCGATGCCGCGCACCCTGACCTCAAGGAGGAGGCGCCGTTGA